The stretch of DNA GAGGTTAGGGTGGTTTTAATGCTTGCCGATTGAGTGGCCTAGGGCCATTCAGGCTTGACGCGCCCGGACCTTCCGGCGCAACCAACGAACAAAGCACAACCAAAACCCCCGCGAGGGGGTATCTTTGCGGGTCCTAAGTTCGCAAAAAGGCCGCACACAGTCCAGTTATCTCACCCTCTTTCCGTGGCACATGTTGAACAGCGTAGGCCAGTAAACTGATTTACTGCGTACTATCTTCATCCGTGCCTCTGACAACTCCCCCCTGAATGGATACTTATCACGACCTGATTTCCCAAACCTTTGATTTTCCTACCCAGGAGTTTCAGGTGGAGCAGAACGAGCTCCGCTTCCACGACATCGACCTGATGGCGCTGGTGGAGAAACACGGTACTCCCCTCCGCCTCACCTATCTGCCCAAGATCAGCAGCCAGATTCAGCGGGCCAAGGAGTGGTTCCGGGTGGGCATCGAGAAAATCGGCTACCAGGGCAAATACTCCTATGCCTACTGCACCAAGGCGTCTCACTTCAGCTTTGTAGTGGAAGAAGCCCTAAAGAACAATGTGCACATCGAAACCTCCTCGTGGTTTGATATGAGTATCATCCGGGCCATGCATGCCAAAGGCAAGGTGAGCAAGGACACGTTCATTATTTGTAACGGCTTTAAGCCGGAAGAATACAAATACGAAATTACGCGCCTCATTAACGATGGCTTCGTGAATTGCATGCCCATTCTGGACTCGCCCAACGAGGTAGAGTACTACCACGACAACGTGCGGGAGAAGTGCAACGTGGGGATGCGCCTGGCCTCTGATGAGGAGCCGCGCTTCCAGTTCTACACCTCGCGCCTGGGCATCCGCTACGCCGACGCCATTCCGCTCTATGAGCAGAAGATCAAGGACGACCCGCGCTTCGAGCTCACGATGCTGCACTACTTCATCAACACGGGTATCAAGGACACGTCCTACTACTGGTCGGAGTTGAGCCGTTTTGTGCACCAATACTGCGCCCTACGCAAGGTGTGCCCCACGCTAAAGACCATCGACATCGGGGGTGGCCTACCCATCCAGACGTCTATTCAGAAGGAGTACGACTACCAGTACATGGTGGAGGAGGTGCTGCGCACCATTCAGCGCATCTGCCAGGAAGAAGGCGTACCGGAGCCAGATATCTTCACCGAGTTTGGCATTTTCACGGTGGGTGAGTCGGGGGCTACCATCTACTCTATTCTGGATGAGAAGCTGCAGAACGATAAGGAGCTGTGGTACATGATTGATGGCTCCTTCATCACGAACCTGCCCGATACCTGGGCCCTGAACCAGCGCTTTATTATGCTGGCGCTGAATGGCTGGAACAAACAGTACAAAAAAATTCAGCTGGGTGGCCTCACCTGCGACTCGCAGGATTACTACAACGCCGAGAAGCACATCTATCAGGTGTTCTTGCCGGAGCGCAAGCCCGCCAAGGATGATAAACCCCTGTATGTGGGCTTCTTCCACACCGGCGCCTATCAGGAAAGCCTCTCTGGCTACGGCGGGATCAAGCACTGCCTGATTCCGGCCCCGAAAATGGTAATCCTCGACCGTGATGAGAATGGCAACCTCACCGACCGGGTGTTTGCCGAAGAGCAAACCAGCGACTCTATGATGCGTATTCTGGGGTATAGCGCCTAAGAATTTTGCTACTTGCAAGGCCTCGTATGCTGCCGTTATAGCGTTGCATACGGGGCTTTTGCATGCGCTAGGCCACCTTCACATAAAACAGTAAAAAACCAACTTGGACGCGCCCCGTC from Hymenobacter taeanensis encodes:
- a CDS encoding arginine decarboxylase — protein: MDTYHDLISQTFDFPTQEFQVEQNELRFHDIDLMALVEKHGTPLRLTYLPKISSQIQRAKEWFRVGIEKIGYQGKYSYAYCTKASHFSFVVEEALKNNVHIETSSWFDMSIIRAMHAKGKVSKDTFIICNGFKPEEYKYEITRLINDGFVNCMPILDSPNEVEYYHDNVREKCNVGMRLASDEEPRFQFYTSRLGIRYADAIPLYEQKIKDDPRFELTMLHYFINTGIKDTSYYWSELSRFVHQYCALRKVCPTLKTIDIGGGLPIQTSIQKEYDYQYMVEEVLRTIQRICQEEGVPEPDIFTEFGIFTVGESGATIYSILDEKLQNDKELWYMIDGSFITNLPDTWALNQRFIMLALNGWNKQYKKIQLGGLTCDSQDYYNAEKHIYQVFLPERKPAKDDKPLYVGFFHTGAYQESLSGYGGIKHCLIPAPKMVILDRDENGNLTDRVFAEEQTSDSMMRILGYSA